The genomic DNA gtgtttgtttgtttttactcccAGGTCAGGCTCTCAGGTCACATCCTCAGAAGTGGTGCTAAAGCGGTTGAAGGCTCTCTCCACAAATGGCCCTCTCTTTGCTCTGTCGTTCCTGGCCTTCTGGGTGGCGTGGGCCAGGCCAGGCCTGCAGTTCCTGCTGTGCCTGTGCCTTTACGACGGATTCCTCTCCATGGTGGACCTCCACCACAGTGCCCTGCTGGCTGACCTGGCAGTGTCCGCCGCGGATCGCACGCGCCTCAACTTCCACTGTTCAGTGTTCAGCGCTTTGGGCTCGTTCTCCGTCTTTCTGTCCTACTCTTTCTGGGACAAAGAGGATTTCTACTTGTTCCGCCTCTTCTGTGTGACACTGGCGTCTTTTTCCGTCTTGGGCTTTTTCATAGTGTCCAGGATGCTACGTCATAGTTTTCAACAGATGGCCTGTCCAAGAAAGGATGAGACATTGAGACAAGAGTaaggattttaaatgtacagtaacaCTGGCATTCTTCCTCTTTATTTTCATCCATTTTACTTCCTCTACTCTATTCCAGGATCAGTGTTGGCAGTTCTCCATCTACCCAACCGGAAAAACCTGTCACTGTCAGACTGTACCTTAAGCAGCTTTCCAGACACAGGAACTTCAAGTGGTTTGTGTCAATGAACCTGATTCAGGTAAGATTACTGATGacattgaatgtgtttttagttcTAGTCAAGATTAAGTGGGCCATATGTGGTAACTCTCATTCTAATAATGTGAAATGATGATTTGGACAAATGAATATTGTACTAATTATAAAAGAAGTCTTATCTTACAGTATCaatgtaataattaaaacacacgTCTAACCCATTCAATCTACTGTTGTAGTTATCTAATTGCAATAGTCGTGTAAATGTCAAGATGTTGGTTAATACATAATTATAATTTGTAATTAAACAACCTCTGAGAATGTAAACACAGTACATAGATTTGTTTTAGAATACTTGGTACAAAATATGATATGCTGTATTATCCTTATTAAATAAGCAGCAAGTCTATTATTGTATAACTTAGCTACTAACTTAACTTTTAGTTGTAAAAGTACACTGATGGAACCTGGATTTTATGTAtccaatatttttttcttccttctgctcaaattacattttattcatgttAATTCTCTTCCTATAGGTATTTCACTGCCACTTCAACAACAACTTCTTCCCTCTTTTCCTTGAACATCTCCTCTCTGACAATATTTCCGCCTCCACCGGCTCCATCTTACTTGGTAAGGTCGCCAAGAACAAATAAGTAATTCTAACATTCAGCTCTTTCAATCCAGGCGCTGTGAAACTAGAGTTAAgatgttattatcattatcaatgCCATTAAAGGTTTAGGATGGTCTTATTGTTCTGCAGATTGCACTGggtttaattgttttgttgtagGATGTAGGGTGAAGACAGTAAAcatatcccttttttttttttttacgcaaaTAGATATAAAAGGTTATCTTATGTGAGGAACAGGTTTAAGTTGCCATCTAAATTGGACCGTTTAATGAAATCTTGAACAAAATACAAGAAGCTTTGAAGTCCAGTAAattagttttctgtttttattgatttacatTCTTGTTTGTTGGCAATGCATATCATTTTCTGTTGAAAAGCTTATCATTTCTgctggggttttttgttttgtttttaatttgtaatgCTTCTTTGCTTCTGCTCTCATGCAGGGATCTCTTACATTGCTCCTCACCTGAACAACTTGTATTTCCTGACACTGTGCCAACGTTATGGGGTTTACCACGTTATCCGCTGGCTGTTTATGGTCAAACTGGGACTTAGTGTGGTAATGGTGCTTGCCGGGGCTGACCACATATATCTGCTGTGCATCTTCATTGCTAGGTATGGCCATGCACACGCATGATTGTCTTTTTGTTAAAGCTGAAGATACAACCACACCGCAATGCATATCAATTATGAGTTGAGCGAGTACGAGAATTAATgcacaacatttatttactaAGACAAGCAAAGGACTGTTTGTCACATTCAAATACTGTCCTATTCAAATATTGTGTTAACTTTCCTTTGTCATACAAAAGTGCTGGGCTGTATGCCAGTGCATAGTGAAAACCAATATGAAGACACGCTCAATTGCACCACTCCCTTTCTCCCACTCTCTCAATatgagcagacacacacactcaacacctCTTCCTTGTTGTATACTGTGAAACTGTGCTTTATTTATGTAGCCCCAAATCATGACTTTATCccatgctttttaaaaaatacccTCTATCTGTAGAGTTTCTATCCAGATAAAGAATACCTTACATTTTCTGTGTGATGTTTAagatttcaatttgttttttagCTCCAGGGACACCTTAGTCCTCTCTGTCAAGTCAAAAAGTGTAACCGTTAAGAATAAATTGCATTGCAGttgatgttttctgttttggcTGACTCTAACCTGCACTCTCATTCTCCCAGTAATCGGGTGTTTACGGAGGGGACGTGCAAGCTGCTGAAACTGGTCATTTCTGATCTGGTGGACGAAGACTTTGTGGTCAACCGACGTCAGCAGGCCACGTCCGCTCTCCTCTTCGGGATGGTAGCCTTGTTGACCAAACCGGGCCAGACATTCGCCCCACTCATTGGCACctggctgctgtgtgtttacacaggTACTGTGTCACTGGCATACTCGCACTTTATTAGGAAGTGTATAACAGGAGCTAATTTTAAATGTTGCAGGAAAAAGTATCAAGTAGCTCAGCTGAAATAGCAAATACATTCCCAGACCTTATCTGTAATCTGTATCCTTTTCAACAATGTGACTTTAGTGAGGTTTGAAATTGTtgtaaagattaaaaacaagtgataaaatgaGACAGATCTGCACTTGTCGGAAATTTAGCTTagctgtggtcatgtgacagatTATTTTACCCTCATGTAGAGCTGAGCAAGCTGTCGttcccaccccccccccacacacacacacacacacacacacacactttcaagcGTTTGATCACAAAtcactgcatttttatttagCTGACACCCATGGACAAGAAATGACATAATTGTATTCATTAATGTCCTGAAAATATAACgggtattttgtgttttccataCATTTACAACCTAAATGTTTGTATATTTGACCTGATTTATTCTTAGGTTATTTCAGTATCAAGAATTTTATGATACTGGCTCATTTAAAGGAATATTGTAAGAAAATAGTTAAATatgttattgtatttattttttgttgttggattTCTTTCCCCCAGGTTATGATATTTTTGAGAGGGAGCCTGTGAAGGACTCCCTGGTTTCAGTGCCTGACGTTGTCTCCGGCTCAGGGACGCCACCTCTACGCCTGGGCTGCTTCTACTTGTTGGTGTTTGTGCCTATCGCCTGTGCCCTGCTCCAGCTGGCCGCCTGGTCTCAGTTCACACTCCACGGCCGCAAACTTCAAGGGATCAAGACCTTAAGGCAGTCGGCCCAGCATGGCCACCTCATCGATGTCAAGGCCATATGAACTGAATAAAGCTGCACATAGACACTTTTTCATGCAacagtttttacagttttacacaaCTGACAAGATGATGAAAGAAAGCTACACTGATCAGTTCTGCAGCCAAGTCTTGTGATCATGTATCTGTGGACAGTGAAAAATCAGTGGTTTGACAAACTGGAAGGAACATTTGTACTAATTGAAACTTGccttattttatattaaaatattgacctatatttatatttgaacaGATGACCAAAAGAAAGAGTACAACTACTTCATTGTTTGGATATAGAAATGATGAAGGTGACAAGTCAGGCCAAAGATTGTGTGCCCTCTTTAAATGGTTTGAGGTGGCCTGTAATCTGAGTGCGCTCACTAATCATCAATAACATCAGGAGGTTCACCACAGAGATAGTGTTATATATTCTTATGTTATAAATAGTACGATGAAGAAAATTTATGAAAATTGATATTGTGTTCCAAGTGTTGTTGGTACTGCATTGATCCTTCAATACAGAGGTTATTTTAATGTTACTGTTTCTTTGCCACAGAAAACCCTGCCAGTTAGATGTTGAGAATTCTAGATCCAGCCAGTGTTGATAATGGTGATGAAGCTGGGTTTTTTGCACAAAACTGCCATTTGTCTGTTGTACTTCTAACATTCTGATTGTTATAAACTTTGTGTATGGTCGTAATAAAAACTGGATCAAGTAATTCATGTTGGCAACaatattaaatcatttaaatgtgctgAAAAACTAGGTAAATATATGCTAAACAAAAATCTCATTTCAAAGTTTGAAATCGTTTTTTGGTGGAACGACTTCCTGTTGGAACGGAAGTAGCCACGGTGAGTTCTCACGTTTTTACTAATTGACTACTTCGCATGCTCATTATGTTTACTCTTGTTTTACAATGTAGTTAAAACCACAGTCGTTCTTCTATTTTGTCATCTTAAGCAtttccacacactcacacacatttctcataaCTTTTAACGGCTAACAAAAGCTCCTCCGATGCGGTACGTGTCTATCACAAAATGTGGGAGGTGCCAGGTCGTCTTATCACTTCCCGTCATGCACTGCGTACGAGTTCTAACCATTTTGTAAATACGTTATTTGggttttttctattatttttccAACTTATGTTTATCCCTGTCCTCCTTTATATCACTAGAGCACAGGATATGGTGTGTATCGTTCAATTTCTCATTGAAATCTAATAAAACCATCACTGTAAAAGTCATGTCAAGGAATTAGTGCTCTTAATTTGTAGTAGTTTGGCAGTATACTTATGTTTCTCTTCAGAACGAACAaatctttcgccttttactaaagatttccgtggagaggaatATTATAAGTTCAACTCAATTTTTTGACACCCTGTTTAATGCGGGGCTACTTATTTGTCACAAGAAAATATAACATATACCCATTGACGACCGTACTGGTTTGAGTCGTACTTTGTTACAACGGTTATCCGCTGTTATATCTTAGTttggaaaaatggaaataaagatatataaagACAAACACCACAGACATGAATGGAAAAAAGTGATGCAGATGTGGATAtgtgaaatattaatttatGCTGTGAAGAAATTAGATAAAGGATACCTGTTATACATACAAACGACTAGTAAAACATTTAGGTTGTATTTAACTTCACTATCCACTAGAGGGCACATCGTGTACGTGGTAAGAGAAGGAGAATCCAGTTGTGActggtgatttatttattttttacccacacaaatacaaatggtCCTTATGTTCAATGTCAATTTTAGAGGAACAactcaaaaatgtgtaaaatctggaaaaactaaatataaaaatatcgACAAGATGACGGTATATAATGTCAACATTGTAGTTCATTCttgatgtttacattttattttttttatttttaaaaagggggTTGTAGTGTTGTAATGTAtagaaatgattcatttttccaTAACATGAGACTTCCCATTTCTTGAGGCGTGTGTTTCTGTAAAGTTGTGTCtcactggttgtttttttttctctctcagaggagacacacaagcacagagaaCAGGAAATTGAGAGCGAAGCAGACAAGCTGAAAATGTACAGCACCGGCTCTCCACCAACACAAGAGCCTCATGTTTGTCTGagacacaagcagcagcagcagcaggaaaacaaaatcAGGCAAGTGAATGATTTTCCCTGTCTCATTAAGGCTttgtgatatgaaattttgttATTGAGTTTGTTATAACTTCTGTTAAATCTTTAGTTAATAAAAATGATACTAACGTGCTGCattcagtgatttaaaatgtgttacaatTTTCAtcaggtttttcttctttttcttttctttccacagtgttgttttcatttgcatttctATGAATTTTACAACTCACATATTATTTTCTCGTGTATACGTTCACCTACAcagaacataaaaaataaaatggaactATAATATTTTATAACAGGGCTACAACAAAGCACATTTTGCATGTACAACAGCTGTTGACTGCTGCATCCTGGTGTTTTTATATTAGTGTATGTGCTTCAGGAGACAACCAGTAGCCGGGCTTCATGTATGTTCTAGACAAAGCCTGATAAGGCAAACTGAGATTGTCAGGTGATGTCAGTGTTACGCTGAGTTGAGGTCGGTGAAGTCTTCCTGTTATGTGGCTAAGCAAATTTCTGTCTGCTGCTCTCGTGGTCTTTATAAAGTTGCTTTGCTGCAAATGGAAGCAGCTTCCTGTCTGTTCCTGTGCACAGAAATGAAAGCTCTGCTGAATTGAGCATacttattgtgtttattttaaacgCCGCAAACACTAAATGAGTCAGCCAGGTTCGCAAAGACCCAGCATGGGACTTTTTGTTGAAAGGCAATCAGCTAACTGACACCAAATGGCGCAAGCGCTGAAAGGTCACACAAATAACCccaaaactacattaaaaagACACTAAGCAActaaaaagacacagaaagacaccacaAAGGATGCAAACAGCTGCAGAAATATcttgtaaaacatttaaaatgaccagaaagaacaaaaacacacagacaagacacacacacaaacttttaatgaacacacagtcacacaatgacaacagagagagacaaacaatgaCCTAACAATAacttcaataaaaacacagaaaggtcAAGCAGTTATTCCAAAGCTACattaaaaaggcacaaaatgaccacaacacagaaagacaccaacaAATAACTAAAGATATATGAtataacatttttgactgacaacaaaggaaaaaaggagcagaaacagtgaaaaaagagacacaaaatgacttCAAATAGCCACAAAACAACAACGCAAAGAGAGAAAAGTCACATAATTATTGCAAAAATGCCTTTAAAATTTGCTAAACAactacagagacacagaaatgaAACGAAAAAGATGCTAGATGCCAATTAAAAGTAGCGTCAAACATCAAACAGGCGATTACAAAGatgcacaaaacaacaacacaaacacagggagtTACACTAAAGTGTGCCTAAAGTGACACTCAAAGTTACATCATTTCAACTATAAGAGACACAAAATCACTATGTCACAGAGTAATTCCAAAATTCAAGCTCAGAAGAGGCAGTGCCTAAAATGACGACAACGAGATGCAACATAACCACAAAGAGATACGAGATGTTGCAAAATGACTGCAGAGAAAATCAAAAGTACAACAGGAATTCATGAAATAACTCCAACAACCACAAATGGTGACGCGTACCACGAAAGGTTAAAATCGTTCTGTAAGTGAAAGTGTGTGATAatgaacttttcttttctttcttttttaagcaACAACTTTACATTTCCTCTATTTGCAGCTCCGGGATGTGTGAACGTTGACTGAGAGGCcgccacacgcacacacacaggagcatgGCTCTGGTGTTGGTGCAGTATGAGTTTGAGTACACAACAAAGGCCGGTCAACCTGTGTCCGTCAAGCCGAATGAAAGCTACATCCTGCTCTCCAAGACCAGCGAGCACTGGTGGTACGTCTGCAAGGACCGGCACACCAAGCCCTTTTACATCCCTGCACAGTATGTGAAGGAGCTTCCATCCCGCTCTGGTGCGGATAACCTAGACTCACCTGAAGGTGTGACTGACAGCACACCAGTGGtcgtatcatcatcatcatcatcgtcatcatcatcatcatcatcctgtaAAGCAGCATCAGAGATTCGTGTAAAAGCTCAGGCTGCTTCAAGGGGAACATGCCGCTTCTCTACTTTTGGTTTCTGTGAGAACACGCCAGATGTGAAGCTCAGTGAGATTCTGAGCGAAGAAAGCAGCTCTGCACCTCCTGTGGATGAAATTAGGACACACGGTTCAGCAGCAGGGAGCTCCTCATTCCCCACAGCTGATGGCCTACAAGTGTATGCAACACCTCATCATGTGCTAAAGGTTGGGAATGGACATCCAGAGCAGAAAAGAAGCCCACTGCAGGGCGATACAGCAGGAGAGGAACCGACTTTTGTGGATGATGAGGATATGATCTTCCCTTTACCCCCTAACTTACCCATATATGAAACCATACCAGAACTCGACATGCCAGAATTCCCCTCATACTGTGACCTGCCTCATCCTGaccctgatcctgatcctgatccggTTGCTTCAAGTGATCGCTCATTATCAAAGCAGCAGGAAGCAACTTCCTCCATGAACGTTCCACACACTGAGCAGGTAATGTTACTCGCTGCAGTCATCATTATGTGTTCATGTCACTGAAGCGTGTGATAGAAATGTGTCATTGTGGTTAATAATCAGTAGGGGGCgctgatttcacatgaaatgcATGTGTACTCATGTACCCAGTGGCCTAAGACCTTTGCACAACACAGTATATCTGCAGGAGGCCACACATTAAAACAGTGGCTGATTAacctattaaaaaataatatcagGTGCTACAGAAACAATTAGAAACATATTTTGCtgaaatttgctcttgtcacaatttaTCAGGGCCACACGTGAAGAGAAAACATTTCAATCTTGACATGTCGAGTTTAAACTCGTTGGAATATCATGTTGACATGTGGACATAGAAGTCTCAGACTGTGGTCGGAGAGACTGTGGGGCCGGTCTACTCAaatggcggcccgtgggcccCATGCGGCCCATGACCAACTTCATAGTGGCCCCGCCTGTGGTTCCAACcagaaacactgaaaaacacttttcactgttttcatACATCACAGTACACCTACAGTAGTCTGATCGGTTTGATAGCAGTGTGCTGTATGCTGTTAAAGgcactttgagatgtttgtgggtcGTATATGATCatattttttgtcttatttcaaagagaaacaagtGCTAATATTGCACCTTGTTTGATTTTATGCACTTTATGCACCTGAGATTTTTACCCACTTTGAGGTGTGGGAAGGACAGGTACGAccaaaaagttatttttaatgcatttttgattgtttttgacGTTTTAAATTTGTAGTAGTAGATTtcttgatttgaaaatgtgtttgtaatggAATAGTCCTGCTTTAGGGTATGGTTGTGAGTGTTTTACCACTTCAAGTCAAGAAAAAAGTTTCAGCAGGTCAAAAACTCACGTTCACACGACGTCTCGATGTGATATTCTAGTCTAACATTATTCTCAAAATGTTCAAGTTTAATCTACACCATTAATCACgtcatagcaaaaaaaaaaaatccgtctgaaaaaaaagtgggtCACCATAAACAAAGTGTGTTTTATGGTCAAATTTATTTGGCAGACCCCATGTAGGGTGCCACATAGTCTTGGGGGGCCCccatttgagaaccactgctctatgGAACCAGAAAAACCTTTACACAACGCATTTCTCCATCTATTTAGCAACACTTTGATGCGtaaaatccataaaatgtccatTTAAATACAGTCGAGCAAATGTACTTAGTTTAGTCTTTACCACTGTAACTAAAACAGTTGTTTAGATTAGAACTATTAAAGTTTGCTCGATTGATTTTTCTCTGACTTTAATACCACACTGGTTAGGTTCACAGTATCTGTACCAGCTCATCAGCATATGAATGACCGGTCGACCCCCTTTATGCCGTTTCAATGGGCGAAAGGAGGTGTTGCTTGAATGGctcgagagagacagagagagggaggcagagagggagagagagagagagagagagcagctgatTTAGTTTCCCACTTTTGATCAGCAAAAGTTTTTGCGGCTGTGGGAGCTGGAGTTCGCTGTCATCTGTGCGTAAAAAGCTCGCGGGGATGATTAAAGTTtaggaggagctggaggctcCTGCTCCTGAGCTGCAGCTTTGTTTGCTGTCgccgtcagtcagtcagtgtgactCCAGAGCTGGTTACACCGAAAACAGGTTGTGTCGGCTGAGTGAGAGAAAGGAAAGAGTTAATGCGAGAGCAGAGGGCCACtcccaaacaaaaaaacactccagcTGCTACCTGGTTTCCCCTGCGCCGCCCGTGACTGACGAACCAGGGAGTCAAGATCAACCGCATCGcagagaccaaaaaaaaaacaacaacacacaaatatgaaacaTACGCGAGCATGTTTCCTCACTTTTAACCTTGTGATGTAGTCGTTTGTTGACTATAAACGGCAGGAAGCGTCGGTGCAGGTGAGTTTGACGACACTTTCTATTGGTTTTGCACCTGTTGCGCGGATACAGGGATGAGTCAGTGTGAGGGGAAGCAGTTTTAACTCCTAAAGCTCTTCCTATTCAATTCAAAGGGCTTGTacagaaacatttgaaatacaTCATAGAGAGAGAGTGTACAGAAATGAAGATGTTAGAAATAgcacaaaataaacaagaagCAAGTTTTGAAAAGATGAAACAAGTATAgctaaatatataaatgaggTTAAAACTGGGGAGGAAGTGGAGGTGTGTGTCACTTGTAAACTATTGGGTGTAGgttttgcactttttcctccctcgtggagaccaaaccctggttctaatgaggcagaactttgTTTTGGAGGAGTTGGTTAAGTTaaaggactaagatttgaattgtggttagggtttTGCATCAACTGGTGATGGTTgtggttagggataatgctttatttaggctgtccaaatgaatagaacTCCCAACCTGTGTGTTCCCTCTAAAGGAGGCTTGGGGTTGTTATTACTCAACAAACCTGGATGCATTGCAATTCCAACATTACTTGGGTTattatacttttacttttttttcctgcccacttcttcctgtgtgaaaaaagaaaagaaatcatgaaTGAGAGACTTGCACATTTTGTAACAGGACTGCAAACGTGCCAGGACCCCTCAAGTGCACTAATTCTTACTTCACAATGGCGAGCCATCTCCATGGTGATATggggtagtggtggtggtggtggttgtgttCCTGGCCCGACTCCCAGCAAGCATTGCTGTGGGGCTTTCAGTGCCAGCGCTGCCATGTCGCTGATGTACGAGTTCATATGCAATTAGTCCAAATGTAGGTCACTTGATATCAAGGGGCTAAGCTGGCTGTCCTCTGGTCCCAAGTGGGACAATCCCTTTTTTAAGTGGATGTAAAATCCAGTTTGGATTGAACCAAACTTTGATTGGTTTTAAATTCAAACTTGTTCTCATAGCTGTAAAGTTTTGTGTTGGCTTGTTGTTCCCATTTGTTGGAgctttctgtgtctctgcaatCTGTGGAACGCACATGATTGATATTGAGCACGTTCTGTTTCGGTCACAGAGGCTCCAAAGTCTCATTGATCTTTGGCGAGTGAAAGAAAACTTCAGCCTCTACTCAATCGCCCTGTGAATTCCGTGAACTGCGAAGGCACAGATGATCCCGTTCACTTCATTCAGCCCCTTTTTGAGAAAACCTGGAAGGAACCGCGGCCTCACTGGGAACATCTTAACCACAGCAGTGCAGACATTCCTTGCTCCTGCTGTAGAATTGACACGATCAAATGCCAAGAAACTGCTCCGACAGGTAGTGTCAGACGTCTGTGAACACACGGCTACCCGACACAGTGGTCAGGTTCATTTTCACTTGGCTTTAGCTGTGGAGTATTTCAACGTGCGGCAGGACAGCGATGTGTGTGCGTTGGGAGAGCAGAGAGTTAATGAGTCAGTGTGTTCAGTCTCAGCAGCCTCTGTCATACAAGTTTgtgcacattttaatttgaacagcATGTGCATGAGACAAGCCTAGTCCCAGTTTACACCTCATATGGATTATGCTTATATTTAAGAGCGATTTACTTGCAATACATCTATTCCACAGGTATTTCCATTTCTCTTCCACCTTCAACTGTTATTCCCTGACACTGTTTACAGGGATTACACGTGTATTTGCTATTTTGTAAACTACGCTTTTTGATCACATTAGAGATTAGATATAACTAAATTACAACTTGGAAATCCGGTGAGATTTTAATGTTGCAGTAGATTTGATATTTTTTGACTTCGTCAAGCCAAGACATAGTACTAATGTTTCAGAGATATTTTTTCACAAAAGCTTGCCATTGAAATTAAATGTACACCTTGGATTATTGATAGGCAAGAAGTGTGTCTAATCTGAAGCCTCAGCTGGTTTTTGTGAAACGCTGTATGAGTCATAGAAACTATTTGTAAAATGCTTAAAGGGCACTCTTGAGTGCAGTGTTCCGTCGCTGCGgtgcatgaaaacaaattgtgttttgCCGAATTCATGAGGTTTTCCAGAAAGAAAGTTAGTTTCAAAGATACcttgtcttcctgtttgtttcacaTGTTGTGTCACGTTGTTTGTTCACACCTGTTTTCTGACAACAGAAAACACTTGAGTGGAAGAAATGATCGGGCAATATCTGCAGATTGTGAGCATCGACGCTGCAGATCTGGAACGAAGTGCAAAGATAACAACGTGATAAATCGACTAATTTCCACATTGAGTGTTGGTAGAGTTATCCTGGACACTGGGGCCCTGAAGAGTGTGGTGATGTAAGATGGGAGGGTGGAGCCACAGGGGATTCAATAGCTGAACTGTGGGCTTTTGTGGCGTGATTTGGGCCCCAATTTGGCACTCCATTGTTTGATTGGCGGAGTGCTAATGTGGTTAAGTAATCAAGCAGATTGCTGCTTCATGCATTGCTGAGGGCAGAGAGTTGTCCGCTCCTGCACTGTAGGATTCTGTGTCCGAGCCATGCAGGGAAAACATTGTCAAATGCAGTTGTTTGATAAAGTTTCCTCCTTATTAAGTGATTATCTCTAAATcacaaaatgatatatatatataaacgtgtTTTTATTCTTCAACACATTTCAATAGCAAATTACAGATTCTTCCACATGCCATATTTTTTCCTGACAGCCATTGCAACTGTATATAAAGCTCAAATAGTACACTATGTAGAACCAGTGTGTAGGAtatagtgacatctagtggtgaagttGTATACTGCAACCAACTGGGGCCGATGAGCTGCGTAATATAAAAGGTTCGGTGCAAggtactgaaaacacaacatttctttattttcagttgtcaatgaattaattaaaaaaaataagtttaaatGATTTGATGCCCCTAAATTCTAAACACATTCTGTTTTCTAATGCTGGGTTACTCAACATGTGTGTATTACATTCTTAAAATtgacacacacaataacacaaacaaatatgcaATATTTCAATTGCAGCCTTTATAATTTTGCTGATTGTGTGGCTTCAAA from Solea solea chromosome 21, fSolSol10.1, whole genome shotgun sequence includes the following:
- the mfsd13a gene encoding transmembrane protein 180, whose protein sequence is MGRSVWGFWQGVFSTGVLYGSLSLFISILHNVFLLYYVETFVSVYKIDKISFWVGETVFLIWNSVNDPLFGWLSDRSFLNSPQSGSQVTSSEVVLKRLKALSTNGPLFALSFLAFWVAWARPGLQFLLCLCLYDGFLSMVDLHHSALLADLAVSAADRTRLNFHCSVFSALGSFSVFLSYSFWDKEDFYLFRLFCVTLASFSVLGFFIVSRMLRHSFQQMACPRKDETLRQEISVGSSPSTQPEKPVTVRLYLKQLSRHRNFKWFVSMNLIQVFHCHFNNNFFPLFLEHLLSDNISASTGSILLGISYIAPHLNNLYFLTLCQRYGVYHVIRWLFMVKLGLSVVMVLAGADHIYLLCIFIASNRVFTEGTCKLLKLVISDLVDEDFVVNRRQQATSALLFGMVALLTKPGQTFAPLIGTWLLCVYTGYDIFEREPVKDSLVSVPDVVSGSGTPPLRLGCFYLLVFVPIACALLQLAAWSQFTLHGRKLQGIKTLRQSAQHGHLIDVKAI